A stretch of Phoenix dactylifera cultivar Barhee BC4 chromosome 16, palm_55x_up_171113_PBpolish2nd_filt_p, whole genome shotgun sequence DNA encodes these proteins:
- the LOC103709188 gene encoding kinesin-like protein KIN-12F produces the protein MLRDLRIFRRNSGKFQEGNNENVPVGGSESTASQVDSDPSRDPLNAIQECVQNPKPGADQRTILKRKTETTPSKNQIKGSDSQHFPFRTPEKPAAARNRFGWVAKGEHGANGAENGDELSHQGPSQLPPLSRGPSLGIGGSYGTPRSYRVAGKASSVHSDSSSTQSTPTKSVTKPTYSGFSGSRPPMGLGNRMMSFSMASKGIPISSTPPTVVNTAEVPRFELKEDPSFWMDNNVQVVIRVRPLNSTEQSLQGYHRCLKQESAQSITWIGQPETRFTFDYVACETINQEMLFRVAGLPMVENCMSGYNSCIFAYGQTGSGKTYTMLGEINELEGSPSPDRGMTPRIFEFLFARIRAEEESRRDEKLKYNCRCSFLEIYNEQITDLFDPLSTNLLLREDIRKGVYVENLTEFEVENVNDILKLLIQGAANRKVAATNMNRESSRSHSVFTCVIESRWEKDSTSNLRFARLNLVDLAGSERQKTSGAEGERLKEAANINKSLSTLGHVIMVLADVAHGKQRHVPYRDSRLTFLLQDSLGGNSKTMIIANISPSICSASETLSTLKFAQRSRLIQNNAVVNEDASGDIIALQSQIRLLKEELSVLKHQKVSRSLSFRKAVFEDFENEACDASDVEKLEGVAEVDANELHHDETLHIIRVSTKQLKSLEATLAGALRREKMADNAIKQLEAEIEQLNRLVRQREEDTRCTKMMLKFREDKIHRLENLLKGVVTTDSYLQEENNALSEQVQLLCARVDRNPEVTRFALENIRLLDQLRKYQDFYEEGERELLLTEVSELRNQLLHDLDGKSEHVQHHKLDLEPKEAGQPQLDSLAREKEALSIELKKTCQELENCRIDLKSCLELNEKLTREISNLHTEVNNIKSTSNAQHVIVNSRNIASCSESTQTNAQAHGNRVQCPLEMKHAEEILNLQLELDILKTILGEEKSSRVEVEKRATHANDQLITANGRILQISKQHEDISNELKDARSVIEAQESQHVLLINELEKQRDNNNHYTELLKNQEQEISTLRKKLDDHFEGKEKLYFANEELTDQPFKHVENEDSPLQVKLKKMQNSLEKARNLNMRYQGDQASQTSLEQEMDEVRRQVEVETAEVIVCLQEELMALQQQVDDSNRNELMAKQSMVVLEREIKDLHESLCLVKQENERLCELVEEKDRDLRSMTNDWERLAYEIADILTDGNTALEEASEQVASISESFPQRSWICEKVERMIERLSQKDMLIEELQNCLEDAQNVRCDMEWKLRSLRGATLAITEAQQQESMDKEREILQLTSQLSEKTSLIIDLENNIKLQKEQIRKAEVCSTVAFIIVNRLSKINTAHLQELEHVKLLLDESTEMMLQKDCLLQCQMSLHADAEKQIQDLSWQLEKSQGKIAEILRHVQEREQPQALECLKKEEEEVALSKIVEDLSKAKRVINEFELGVSMLHACMRDSVDLADGLAEVHDSGKNSDEGAGNSSEDRIESNRVVNSNMKHNAGCMSGCSTGSAIGKNANESECRMVLKDDSDRETTILLLRKELESALDRLQEVQVQMTKLLNEKDEIKKSEKQGRTSIEHLIDEVFRLKSDISDKEIQFDLRLQELEDKLQAVKANAIASSECWCKAKEALELEIKDAKAVAAQKTIEASVLLTKIEEAQETMRDADVTINALMQANEIAKFDIERHQEIETTLNYERNSLLNKVQILQSSIHTQEQEYNFMEKNFQSNLMEANNFVLELMDSFKHLQMAFTEKFKFLVCDLEWLKAQVQHFAQSSRTWLEEIWSEIIGRDCAVSVLHLCHMGILLERLTGLNAENDFLHRGLSESNSVIADLREHNIKAKKELEMCSILKGKLLVDINKSFSRIAKKEDETTEFRARLSSFEKKILHLQLLEESMLARSNSMGTELAILVKELEAKNRNALTAKSVQDKTLREKEELYKQLENASRMLDSVQGINEMFRDSLLEELPLLAGDSHPECQLKLEALKSSNMGSIKEFELYRILISCRTESVVINLFAKDIELLVVQSEMEHNMEEIDHMASQITDLESQRDSFIIIIDKIKMEMILNNIDRDQKSSEIHFLLLENEKLRNDLLKMKEDHFRVTEHLQEKETGFATSLSRINAINQENHRLQDRIFSLETYITNLQTDLDRKNTELQKVLHSHSIISKELDLKTETTKVQIEQAKFMKSENDLLQNEVRAFMTKKDEIIAVLGFRLKSGFDLAQSIDIIADRMFDLIDDRIVLMMDRMDQENFEHKEAASKFVDELNFFELSIEKLMSEISYLKSELMRKDEVLKGLLFDLSLLQESASIAKDQKDELEEMATALESVEEELASKSCELDEATAHGRVLEAELLEKNEKISALELELVEKLGKLKLVSTENLGLKAELENIIGIKNSTDEELREKIKATERLEEGLLEMSSLLGQRSHLLEELQNDMTKLADDRDHLDSEVLDLKEKLKMAQALVEENEAIATEAHQLAEAKKAYAEEKEEEAKLLERSVEELECTVYALENKVDIVKAEAERQRLQREELEMELQAVRCQMLTVPASSNIWNTTGDNNDPTRHLKQKITELEEALRNIQILQKEVAEKDAEIVQCKAHISELNMHAEAQAREYKQKFKELEAMAQQVKTDPASFNATSFMSAKSEKSAPKSRGSGSPFKCIGLGLVQQMNSEKDEDLIAARHRIGELEALAASRQKEIFMLNTRLAAAESMTHDVIRDLLGVKLDMTNYASLLDNHQTLKVKKTTRHDGDELQEKEQEVIKLRKQLHEFIAERQSWLDEINQRHKELVAARVTVEKLHQRDQFISTENEMLKVENVNYKKMTMELEDEVKKLSSQQNIQQRIHHHAKIKEENRLLRLQNEDLNAKLHRFEAVLSRVEEELARYRASCGKNPYVDIDEEEQLRKKLQDSEEDRIQLAQKLSSLCTSILKVAGLTQSASDISPLAAQDALDQIKDRIRKLENEAEYLKLKCKILCEKIRLLELGQQSSPFRLNTDKNFLPSSTSESSPSLSSS, from the exons GTTGTGATCCGTGTCCGTCCTCTCAATAGCACAGAGCAAAGCTTACAAGGGTACCACAGATGCCTGAAGCAAGAGAGTGCGCAGAGTATTACTTGGATTGGACAACCAGAGACCAGATTTACTTTTGACTATGTAgcatgtgaaacaataaatcag GAGATGCTTTTTCGGGTGGCTGGTCTGCCAATGGTTGAGAACTGTATGTCTGGTTACAATAGTTGCATTTTTGCATATGGTCAG ACGGGGAGTGGGAAGACATATACAATGCTCGGTGAGATTAACGAATTGGAAGGGAGTCCTAGCCCAGATCGTGGGATGACGCCACGGATATTTGAATTCTTGTTTGCAAGAATCAGAGCG GAAGAGGAAAGCAGGAGGGACGAGAAACTTAAATACAATTGCAGGTGTTCCTTCCTAGAGATTTACAATGAACAAATCACCGATCTTTTTGACCCTTTGTCTACCAATCTTCTT TTACGAGAAGATATACGGAAGGGCGTGTATGTTGAAAATCTCACCGAATTTGAAGTTGAGAATGTAAATGATATTCTTAAGCTTCTTATTCAG GGTGCTGCAAATAGGAAGGTGGCGGCAACGAACATGAACCGTGAGAGCAGCCGTTCTCACAGTGTTTTTACATGTGTCATTGAGAGTAGATGGGAAAAAGATTCAACCAGTAACTTACGTTTTGCAAGGCTGAACCTTGTGGATCTAGCTGGTTCAGAAAG GCAAAAGACATCAGGTGCTGAAGGCGAGCGTCTTAAGGAAGCTGCAAACATTAATAAATCATTGTCGACACTTGG TCATGTAATAATGGTTCTAGCTGATGTGGCACATGGGAAGCAAAGACACGTTCCATACAGGGATTCAAGGCTGACATTTCTTCTCCAG GACTCTCTTGGTGGCAACTCGAAAACCATGATCATTGCAAACATCAGTCCTTCGATCTG CTCTGCTAGTGAAACACTAAGTACCCTCAAATTTGCTCAGCGGTCAAGGCTCATTCAAAACAAT GCCGTTGTGAATGAAGATGCTTCAGGAGATATTATAGCTTTGCAAAGTCAAATACGTTTGCTGAAG GAGGAGCTCTCAGTCCTTAAGCATCAAAAAGTCTCAAGATCGCTATCATTTCGTAAGGCAGTATTTGAAGATTTTGAGAATGAAGCTTGTGATGCTTCTGATGTTGAAAAATTGGAGGGAGTGGCTGAAGTGGATGCCAATGAGCTCCACCACGATGAAACTTTGCACATTATAAGAGTTTCAACTAAACAG TTGAAATCACTGGAAGCAACATTGGCCGGTGCACTGCGAAGAGAAAAAATGGCAGACAATGCTATCAAACAACTTGAAGCTGAAATTGAACAGTTGAACCGCTTG GTTCGTCAAAGAGAGGAGGATACTCGGTGCACTAAGATGATGCTAAAATTTCGGGAGGATAAGATTCACAGATTGGAGAACCTTCTGAAGGGCGTGGTGACAACAGACTCATATTTACAGGAAGAAAATAATGCTTTATCCGAACAAGTACAGTTGCTTTGTGCAAGAGTGGATAGGAATCCAGAAGTGACTCGCTTTGCATTGGAGAATATCAGGCTCTTGGATCAACTCAGAAA GTACCAAGATTTctatgaagaaggagaaagagagctTTTATTAACCGAAGTATCAGAGTTACGCAATCAG CTCTTACATGACCTTGATGGAAAGTCTGAACATGTGCAGCACCATAAGTTAGATTTGGAACCAAAG GAGGCTGGACAACCTCAACTGGATAGTTTGGCCAGAGAAAAAGAAGCTTTATCTATAGAG CTAAAGAAGACCTGTCAAGAGTTAGAAAATTGCAGGATTGACCTGAAATCTTGCTTAGAACTAAATGAAAAACTTACGAG GGAGATAAGCAATCTGCACACTGAAGTAAACAACATCAAGTCTACAAGCAATGCTCAACATGTTATTGTCAATAGTCGGAATATC GCATCATGTTCAGAATCAACCCAAACAAACGCTCAGGCTCATGGAAATAGGGTACAATGCCCACTTGAAATGAAGCATGCTGAAGAGATTTTGAACTTACAGCTGGAGTTGGATATACTTAAAACAATTCTAGGTGAAGAGAAGTCATCTCGTGTAGAGGTTGAGAAGAGGGCTACTCATGCAAATGATCAACTTATAACAGCAAATGGAAGGATTTTGCAGATCAGCAAACAGCATGAAGATATAAGTAATGAACTAAAAGATGCAAGATCTGTCATTGAAGCTCAAGAATCCCAACATGTCCTTTTGATAAATGAGCTGGAGAAACAAAGGGATAACAATAATCATTACACAGAGTTACTAAAGAATCAGGAGCAGGAGATCTCTACATTGAGAAAGAAGCTTGATGATCATTTTGAAGGGAAAGAGAAACTATACTTTGCAAATGAAGAGCTTACAGATCAGCCTTTTAAACATGTTGAAAATGAGGACTCCCCTTTGCAGGTGAAGCTTAAAAAGATGCAAAATTCCCTTGAAAAAGCAAGGAATCTGAACATGAGGTACCAAGGTGATCAGGCATCTCAGACATCTCTTGAGCAAGAAATGGATGAAGTCCGTAGACAGGTTGAGGTGGAGACAGCTGAAGTGATCGTATGCTTGCAAGAGGAACTTATGGCACTTCAACAACAGGTCGATGATAGTAACAGAAATGAGTTAATGGCTAAACAGAGCATGGTGGTACTGGAAAGGGAGATCAAAGATCTTCATGAAAGCCTATGCTTGGTGAAGcaggaaaatgaaaggctgTGTGAACTGGTTGAAGAGAAAGACAGGGATCTAAGATCCATGACCAATGACTGGGAAAGATTAGCTTATGAGATTGCGGATATTCTTACTGATGGAAATACAGCTCTTGAGGAAGCTTCTGAACAGGTTGCTTCTATTTCAGAGTCCTTTCCACAACGAAGTTGGATCTGTGAGAAGGTTGAGAGAATGATAGAGAGACTTTCTCAGAAAGATATGTTGATTGAAGAACTTCAGAATTGTTTGGAAGATGCACAGAATGTAAGATGCGATATGGAGTGGAAGTTGAGGTCCTTAAGAGGAGCAACACTGGCTATAACTGAAGCACAGCAGCAGGAAAGCATggataaagaaagagaaattctTCAATTGACATCACAGTTATCGGAAAAGACTTCTTTAATAATTGATTTAGAGAATAATATTAAACTTCAAAAGGAACAGATTAGGAAAGCCGAGGTTTGTTCAACTGTTGCCTTCATAATAGTGAACAGATTATCCAAGATAAACACAGCGCACCTCCAGGAACTTGAGCATGTAAAACTTCTGCTCGATGAATCCACAGAAATGATGTTGCAGAAGGATTGTCTTTTACAATGTCAAATGTCTTTGCATGCTGATGCAGAAAAACAAATTCAAGATCTCAGCTGGCAGCTAGAAAAGTCTCAGGGAAAAATTGCTGAAATACTAAGACATGTCCAGGAGAGGGAGCAACCTCAAGCTTTGGAATGCCtaaaaaaggaagaggaagaagttgcTTTGTCTAAAATTGTAGAAGATCTTTCAAAAGCAAAGAGGGTGATAAATGAGTTTGAACTGGGAGTGAGTATGCTGCATGCTTGTATGAGAGATAGTGTTGATCTGGCTGATGGCCTTGCAGAAGTACATGACTCTGGGAAGAACTCTGATGAAGGGGCAGGCAACAGCTCCGAGGACCGG ATTGAATCAAATCGAGTTGTTAACAGCAACATGAAACATAATGCTGGATGTATGTCTGGATGTAGCACAGGGAGTGCAATTGGCAAGAATGCAAATGAGTCTGAGTGTAGAATGGTTTTAAAAGATGATTCTGATAGAGAGACAACCATTCTCCTCCTAAGGAAGGAATTAGAGTCTGCACTTGACAGACTACAGGAAGTGCAGGTTCAAATGACTAAACTACTAAATGAAAAAGACGAGATTAAGAAATCTGAGAAACAAGGCCGGACAAGCATCGAGCATCTTATTGATGAAGTATTTCGATTGAAATCAGATATTAGTGATAAAGAAATACAGTTTGACCTTCGCTTGCAGGAGTTGGAAGATAAACTGCAAGCAGTTAAGGCAAATGCAATAGCATCTAGTGAATGTTGGTGCAAAGCCAAAGAG GCACTTGAGCTTGAGATCAAGGATGCAAAAGCTGTTGCTGCCCAAAAGACAATTGAGGCTTCCGTTCTTCTCACAAAGATTGAGGAAGCACAAGAAACCATGAGAGATGCTGATGTTACGATCAATGCACTGATGCAAGCAAATGAAATTGCAAAATTTGATATAGAAAGACATCAGGAAATTGAAACTACATTAAACTATGAAAGGAATAGTTTATTGAATAAGGTACAAATTCTGCAATCTTCAATTCATACGCAGGAACAGGAATATAACTTCATGGAGAAGAATTTCCAGTCAAACCTTATGGAAGCAAATAATTTCGTTCTGGAGCTTATGGATAGTTTTAAGCATCTACAGATGGCTTTCAcagaaaaattcaaatttctaGTCTGTGATCTTGAATGGCTCAAGGCTCAGGTTCAACACTTTGCACAGTCATCAAGGACTTGGTTGGAAGAAATTTGGTCAGAGATTATTGGAAGAGATTGTGCTGTGTCTGTGTTGCATCTTTGTCACATGGGAATTTTGTTAGAGAGATTAACTGGGCTGAATGCTGAAAATGATTTTCTTCATCGTGGGCTGTCTGAATCTAATTCTGTAATTGCTGACCTGAGAGAACATAATATCAAAGCAAAAAAAGAACTTGAAATGTGCAGCATTCTCAAGGGCAAGTTACTTGTGGACATCAATAAGAGTTTTAGCCGCATTgcaaagaaagaagatgaaaCAACAGAGTTTAGAGCAAGGCTAAGTtcatttgaaaagaaaattttgcatTTACAATTGCTAGAAGAATCAATGTTGGCTAGGTCAAATTCTATGGGCACTGAACTTGCTATTTTGGTGAAGGAGTTGGAGGCTAAAAACAGAAATGCCCTAACAGCAAAATCAGTTCAGGATAAAACATTgagggaaaaagaagaactaTATAAACAATTGGAGAATGCATCAAGAATGCTAGACAGTGTCCAGGGTATTAATGAAATGTTTAGGGACTCACTCCTTGAAGAGTTGCCTCTGCTTGCGGGTGATTCCCATCCTGAGTGTCAATTGAAACTAGAAGCTCTGAAGTCCAGCAACATGGGATCTATCAAAGAATTTGAACTGTACAGGATTCTCATCAGTTGTCGAACTGAGTCTGTTGTGATTAATTTGTTTGCAAAAGATATTGAGCTACTTGTTGTGCAATCAGAGATGGAGCACAATATGGAGGAAATTGATCATATGGCTTCACAGATAACTGACTTGGAAAGCCAGAGAGacagtttcatcataatcattgATAAAATTAAGATGGAAATGATTCTAAATAACATAGACAGGGATCAGAAAAGTAGTGAAATTCATTTTTTGCTTCTGGAAAATGAAAAGCTGAGAAATGACCTACTGAAGATGAAGGAAGACCATTTCAGAGTGACTGAACATTTGCAGGAGAAGGAAACAGGATTCGCAACTTCTCTTAGCCGTATAAATGCTATCAATCAGGAAAATCACAGGTTACAGGACAGAATTTTCTCTTTGGAGACCTACATTACAAATCTGCAAACAGATTTAGACAggaaaaatacagaacttcagAAGGTACTTCATTCACATTCTATCATATCTAAggaacttgatttgaaaactgagACGACTAAAGTTCAAATTGAGCAAGCAAAGTTTATGAAATCTGAGAATGATTTGTTGCAAAATGAAGTAAGGGCATTTATGACCAAGAAAGATGAAATCATTGCGGTGCTTGGGTTCAGGCTTAAGAGTGGTTTTGATTTGGCTCAATCAATAGACATCATTGCGGACAGGATGTTCGATTTGATAGATGACCGAATTGTTCTCATGATGGATAGAATGGATCAAGAAAATTTTGAGCACAAAGAAGCAGCATCAAAGTTTGTTGATGAGTTAAATTTCTTCGAGCTCTCAATTGAAAAACTAATGTCTGAGATTTCTTATCTAAAGTCTGAGTTGATGCGGAAGGATGAAGTCTTAAAAGGCCTGCTATTTGATCTGAGCTTATTGCAGGAGTCAGCATCTATTGCAAAGGACCAAAAAGATGAACTTGAAGAGATGGCTACTGCATTGGAATCTGTAGAAGAGGAACTGGCATCAAAATCATGTGAACTTGATGAGGCCACTGCTCATGGACGGGTGCTGGAAGCTGAACTACttgaaaaaaatgagaaaatatcTGCTCTTGAGTTAGAGCTTGTTGAGAAACTTGGTAAATTGAAGTTAGTTTCTACTGAGAACCTTGGGTTAAAAGCCGAACTGGAAAACATTATAGGGATAAAGAATTCTACAGATGAAGAGTTAAGAGAGAAAATTAAGGCTACTGAAAGATTAGAGGAAGGGCTACTTGAAATGAGCTCTTTGCTTGGCCAAAGGAGTCATTTGCTTGAAGAGTTGCAGAATGACATGACTAAACTTGCAGAtgacagggatcatcttgattcTGAGGTTCTTGACCTGAAAGAGAAGCTGAAAATGGCACAAGCTCTTGTTGAAGAAAATGAAGCTATCGCTACAGAAGCTCATCAG TTAGCAGAAGCAAAGAAGGCTTATgctgaagaaaaagaagaggaggccaaGCTATTGGAGAGATCTGTTGAGGAGCTTGAATGCACTGTATATGCATTGGAAAACAAG GTGGATATTGTAAAAGCAGAAGCTGAGAGACAACGATTGCAGAGAGAAGAATTAGAAATGGAACTTCAGGCAGTGAGATGTCAAATGCTGACAGTACCTGCCTCTAGTAATATTTGGAATACAACAGGTGACAATAATGACCCAACAAG GCACCTTAAACAGAAAATAACCGAGCTAGAAGAGGCCTTGCGGAATATACAAATTCTTCAGAAGGAAGTTGCAGAAAAGGATGCAGAG ATTGTCCAATGCAAAGCACACATATCTGAGCTTAACATGCATGCAGAGGCACAAGCAAGAGAGTATAAACAGAAG TTTAAGGAATTGGAAGCCATGGCACAACAAGTTAAGACTGATCCTGCCTCCTTCAACGCTACAAGCTTCATGTCagcaaaatcagaaaaaagtgCCCCAAAGTCCAGGGGATCAGGTTCCCCATTTAAATGTATTGGCTTGGGACTGGTACAGCAAATGAATTCGGAGAAGGATGAGGACCTGATTGCAGCAAGGCATCGAATAGGCGAGCTTGAAGCCTTAGCTGCAAGCCGACAGAAGGAG ATCTTCATGCTGAACACACGACTGGCAGCAGCAGAGAGCATGACTCATGATGTTATCCGGGATCTGCTAGGAGTTAAGTTGGACATGACAAATTATGCA TCATTATTAGATAACCATCAAACTCTCAAGGTAAAGAAGACAACTCGCCATGATGGTGATGAATTGCAAGAAAAG gaaCAAGAGGTAATCAAGCTGAGGAAGCAGCTTCACGAATTCATTGCAGAGAGGCAAAG CTGGTTGGATGAAATAAATCAAAGACACAAAGAATTGGTAGCTGCACGTGTCACAGTGGAGAAACTTCATCAGCGGGACCAGTTCATTAGCACTGAAAATGAAATGTTGAAG GTGGAGAATGTGAACTACAAGAAGATGACCATGGAACTTGAAGATGAAGTGAAAAAGCTCTCCAGCCAACAGAATATCCAGCAGCGCATTCATCACCATGCAAAAATTAAG GAAGAGAACAGACTCTTAAGATTACAGAATGAAGACCTAAATGCAAAGTTGCATCGATTTGAAGCAGTCCTTTCACGTGTGGAAGAAGAGCTTGCTCGCTATCGAGCTTCTTGTGGAAAGAACCCATATGTTGACATAGACGAGGAGGAGCAGTTGAGGAAGAAACTACAG GATAGTGAAGAGGACAGAATTCAATTGGCCCAAAAGCTATCGAGCTTATGTACCAGCATTTTGAAG GTTGCTGGACTGACACAGTCTGCTTCCGATATAAGCCCCTTGGCAGCACAAGATGCACTAGACCAAATAAAGGATCGTATTAGAAAACTGGAAAATGAAGCGGAATATTTGAAACTAAAG TGTAAAATATTATGCGAAAAGATTCGGCTGTTGGAGCTTGGGCAACAATCATCACCATTTCGCTTGAATACAGACAAGAACTTTCTACCATCAAGCACATCAGAGTCGTCTCCATCTTTATCGTCTTCATGA